The genomic region atctcGTATTAATACCGTGTGTATCTagggtggtattttgtgtatccaccctTTCTACCATACTACCACAGCCCACCACCACCTACCGCCACCACTGCCACCACCCCCACTGCCATCAACACTGCCCCACCACCCCCACCGCCATCAGCACTACCCCACCAtccccaccaccgccgccaccaccgTTACCGCCATTACCATGCATATCCGGTTGTAATTTCGTACGTATCCAAAATGGTATACATGTATCCCGTATCAATCCCATATGTATTTGGAGCGGTAATTTGTGTATCCACTTTCACCACCATCATCACAGCCCTTTCGCCACCACACCACTGACCAACACCACTACCACCGACTAACACCCCCAACATCGAAATAAATCGATTCAAGGTGGTTGTCGCAGGCGTAAGGGAACAATGACCGGAGAAAACACGAGTGAAACAAGCGACACCACATCACCCACCATCGTCGATTTCCCTTCACCACGACCAGCGGACTCACTTATGGCCGACCAAACACATTATCTCACTCAAAATCTAGCGAGTAGGCTGTCATTATGcttattttttttcgaaattctaCTTTGTTTGTAGTAGATCTAGAATCAAAATCACAAATTCTTAGAAGTTTGAAAACAGTAAACTGCCGGAGAAGAGAAACCTGCCGAAAATTAGAAGTGGACGGCGAGACAATGAAGAAGTCGCCTGATAAGGGAAGTGCTGGCCGGAGGAATGGCTTTTTTGTGGAAGTGGAAAAGCAATTAGTCGACAAAGGAATGGCCGACGTCGGAGCAGCAACGGCATGGCGGAGTTGCATTAGTGCATCGGCGGCGTGGCCGGCGTCGGAGCAGCGATATCGTGGAAAAGTGAAGGTGAAGGGGAAAGTAAATGGAGTTTGTGACGGGTATTCGTGTGCGTTATGGTTTGTAGTGTGAGATCTCGGCGCCACCGATTGTGAAATTGGTGCGCCGGCGACAGGTGCGGCGTGCTCCAGCGAGATTATGGACGACAACAGCACATAATAATGGTGTGGGGATGAGAGAGGTTTAGGGGAGAATGTTTGGGTATGCAGGAGAATTAAAGTAATTGGGCCGTCAGTGGACCTTAGATTTTTTTAACTCAAAGGGTTATTATTGAGTTCGTACGGTTCATAACTTAATTCGGTTAAATACAGGatcgattctatatatatatatatatatatatatatatatatatatatatatatatatatatatatatatatatatatatatatatatatatatatatatatatatattgatggttgattgattgatttgattatGTACAGTATTTAGCGAATCATCATCCAACGGATGCGGTTCTAAAGTCATTTGTGAGAATGAAGTAGCACAAGGAGTTGGTTAATAACAACCAATCATTGACAATTCAAGCACACGGATTGGTGACCTGACAGTTAGTTAGAATAGAACAAACTGAAATTGTATATAAACAAGAAACACACTTTGTAATTTATCTGATTGATTCATAATTAATACAACTCAGTTtatttactctctctctctctataacaactttctctctctaatttgaTCATCATAATGATCAAGCTTCAAGCTTCATTCATCAATGGCTTCCTACTGTATGTtttcacatggtatcagagcaggttAATCCTGTCTCTTGATCCAATACTTCATTTCTTCTAATTCTGTAGTTTCGACCTTCCTTTGTTCACTCAATCGTTGTTCTTATTAGTTTCGTTTGCGAATTTTTCtgtaaattcaacaaaatcacaaaaacattctttttttcttcttgcaAATTTACATTCATCATCAAAAGAATCGAATTTTTCAATTAAAAGTCAAAAATGCCTGATTCAGAGTCTGTCGATCAATCGTCCTATCGCAATCCTTACGATGAGCCGCTTTTCCTCTCTCCATCGGATAATCCGAACATGTCACTTGTTAATTCGCATTTTAATGGAAAAGATTTCATTAACTGGACTCGCGGAGTTATTCTCGCACTCGGATCGAAGAACAAGGACGGTTTCATCAATGGCGATAACGTCATGCTTGCGGTTGGATCAGATAAACATAAAGCTTGGATGCGTTGTGATTACATGATTAGATGCTGGATTCTCAGCTCTATGACTCCAGAAATTAAGAGTGGATTTCTGTCTGCTAAGTCAGCAAAGCAACTATGGGATGACATTCAGGAACGGTATGGACAATCAAACGCACCTCTGTTGTTCCAATTGAAGAAAGAATTGCGCAATTTAGGTCAAGATTCTCAGTCTGTAGTTGAGTATTATAACAATCTTAAACGTCGTTGGGATGAGATTGATAAGGCTGAAGGAATTCCTGAGTGTACATGTGGAAAGTGTACTTGCAATATTTTGAAGAAAATCGTTGATGCTGCATCTCGTGAGAAAGTGTTGTTGTTTCTTATGGGATTGAATGACACATTTGATACACTAAAGACTAATATTTTGTCCATGGATCCTCTTCCAACTGTTAACAAAGTGTACTCATTTGTTCAACAAGTGGAGAGTCAGAAATCTATTTCTATTTTGAATCAACCCGCACAAGATGCTAGTGCGCTTGCAGTTGATAGGTTTGGTCCAAACAAAGGTAATTGGAATGTTTGGAGGAGAAATGGAAAGAAGCCTAAGTACGAGGAACGTTAGTGTACGCATTGCAAGAAGAAAGGACATACTGTTAGcactgtgggatttatctgtatgcatcccttaaaatcaaggattataacgaatactAAAGAgatgattactagtcataaaattaaattgcataaacaaaattgtatAAGATTTAGAAATAactttcggtcctagcaaatacggcctaagaacaatatcaaagtagatattcgcctatcagttgcacccaagacgatatgagatataccctttgattatgctagaatcgatccaaaaattaactaaataattttaggtttttttttgtgttttttctgatgagagggagGCAAGAATGGCTTAggaaaaaattaggttaagagaAATCTCCTCATCTCCTTATAACAACCGAGTATATGGAAAAATAGGGTGGATTTTCTTTTCCATAATTTCGGCCCAatttaccgaaattaagagagttatttctcttattttcggttattccaaaaatgtataaaatgtgtttctagtgaggatcgaacccataacctcttggtttgagcacccttactattaccactatgacacattcaacttgttgatattaaatataaccgattacattcaagctaacattacatatatttaattaaatataacttattatattcaatttacgaattgacagttaattcgtctcaactaatattatttaatcttcattaaataattgtctcatcagcacattgactaactgtttagtcatataaggcatcaatgtgatcatatttctataatcacatatctcaaacacatcctataggtgtgacctttagggaccagttgatcaccgccatccgtatgataataacgtcaaactttctagcaagtcaaccgttattaggtaatcgttaatcaactgattaaaatacgaagtatacccttgtgaacctgtaagagatttacaaatgttatcacactaatttgtggaggacacaagctccaacaaactcccacttgtcctcacaagtgtatgtgcgataaccgattctcatatcgtaaaatttctcccactcaatgtaaaacaatttgtaaattccgtattcacaaaggtcgtattttacaagtgatctgcatcaagagtggtttccccgactagagagtaacttaactgataaacgaatccaacattcgagcatggccatacatttcagttacaactcctcgagtggccgtgagaaataactatacctgataaaggttggatattttcctcaactcgaatcctgcagatgtaagcacagtatgaaatgacccagaaaaaatctacttagcctccatttacggcagaccgtgagaaagaaaccaaagtcacccaaaaactgccttaatctcaagagacagtcgatagtcaaaagaatcgactctaggaacacaatggacgtccaatccacgacccgacaccgaatgttttaaacatttaggactccattacgttgtcacaaaaatttgtcctacgaggtatcgttataatctcgtatttgtgaacgatcagtcaaccgtttgacttatggctcgttgaacccaccatcaatcgactgcacaatataatagccggagttatcaactcacattggcgattacggaccaaacaaatataatgtaattcagttcactttgtggcgttcaatgttgtcagtacaatccacatgaaaaacaaaatattatatattaaacgatgaagttataaatagtatttgaaaacgataatgtatcaaatccataatcaactactacaactcagaaacacgtttaattcccatggaaataacgtgccctacatgcttatcataattcaacggtttagtgagaggatccgcgatgttatcatccgtcgcactcttgtctatcactatctcatcttgctccacgtaatcacggatcaggtgagctttccgatgtacatgtctagatttgttgctagactttggctccttagcctggaagatggaacctctattgtcacaatagatgctgatcgggtcattcgaactaggaactaccgaaagtccttgtaagaattgacgcatccatatcgcttcctttcttTGCCtccaagcggcatagtactcggattcagtagtagaatctgctacaacactctgtttggaactcttccagctgaccgcaacaccattaagagtgaagacgaacccggaccgagattttgaatcatctcgatccgtttggaagctagcatctgcagaatcgatttgcgcatagcttagtattgcctccataagtcaatacccaatccttagtcctccgtaggtacttgaggatgtttttgacagctatccagtgtgtttcacctggtgtcttttggtaccgactcatcatactcaatgcatatgccacgtctggacgtgtgcatatcatggcatacatgatcgatcctattgctgatgcataaggaacacgactcatgcgctcaatcccttcaggcgtcgtgggtgattgagacttgctcaatcgcatcccggtcgtcattggaaggttccccttcttggagttggtcatctttgaacttctcaagaatcttatcaaatAAGActcgactaagtgataacgtccgtcgtgatctatctcggtagatacggattcccaaaatgcgttgtgcctcacccagatctttcatctggaaatggttcttcaaccatcctttaaccgaagataggagaggaatgtcattcccaatcaagagtatgtcatcgacatacaatatcaagaatacaatttgctcccactcgacttgatatataagcatggttcctcgaccgatcgagtgaaaccatactcttttatcacctggtcgaaacgatgattccaactccgagaagcttgcttaagtccataaatggaacgcttaagcttgcatactttcttaggatgttcaggatctatgaaaccttcgggttgcaccatgtacaactcttcctccaaataaccgtttaagaaggaggttttcacatccatttgccaaatttcataatcatgaaatgcggcaatcgctaagattatccgaatggaacgtagcatgactacaggtgcaaaagtctcatcataatgcaatccgtgcacttgagtgaaaccttttgccactagtcgtgccttataggtatctcgttgcgcgtctacagaacgctttattttgtaaagccatttgcactgtagaggttttaccttattaggtaaatcaactagatcccatacgtcattctcacacatggagtccatctcggattacatggcttcgagccatagctttgagtcggaacaggtcataacacctttataggtaacgggttcattactctctaggagtaaaacgtcattctcctcaaccataccaatgtatctgtccggaggatgagagactctacccgacctcctaggttcctcaggaatgctaaccgtatcatcagttggaggaacaacttcctccatccgttcctcggttgttggttctggaatctccgatagctcgaaggttctattactcgtcttgttctcgagaaattctttctctaagaacgccgcactagccgcaacaaaaactcgatgttcggtaggcgaatagaagtaatgaccaaatgttccttttggataacctataaagtatgtcttgaccgatcgcgggccgagcttatcctcgtgtctccacttgacataagcctcgcagccccaaacccgaataaaggacaagttagggaccgttcccttccacatttcatatggagtcttgtcgacagctttagtcggatttcggttaagtataagagcagctgacaaaagagaaaaaccccataatgaatcaggcactacggtgtgactcatcaaggatcgaaccatatcaggtaaggttcgatttctccgttcggacacaccattcaattgaggtgttccaggtggagttaactgcaaaacgattccacagtctttcaggtgttgatcaaactcatttgaaagatattcgccaccccgatctgaacagagtgctttaacctttctaccagTTGGTTCGAACCCCGTtgcggtattccttgaatttctcaaaggactcacttttatgcttcattaagtagacatatccatatctacttaaatcgtccgtgaaagtgataaaatatctatagccatctctagcggtaattgacatagatccacatacgtccgtatgtatgagtcctaataggtcactagcgcgtattccaacacctttgaaggaaattcgagtcatcttgccaatgagacatgattcacacgtgccatatgtagaaaaatcgaatgcgggaatagtcccattatcgacgagtttctttacacgtttctcatttatgtgtcccattcgacaatgccatagataggtttgatctttgtcaccaacctttaatttcttattattcatgtgtaatacttccgtggtttgatctaagatgtaaattccattcatggaaactgctttgccataaatcatttcattgaaagagaaaatacagctattatcctttattgaaaatacaaaaccgtctttagcaagtacggaaactgaaataatgttcttaaacaaactgggtacatagtaacagttatataaaaataactcaaaaccactagggagttggattacgtatgttcccttcgagacagcagcaactcgtgctccgttcccgactcgcaggtccacatcacctttttcgagacgtatgatgttctttaggccctacaaatgattacatagatgagaatcacaaccagtatcaagtacccaagttccgaaacttgcatggttaatctcaatcatatgaatataagatgacataccaacaggaacgacgcggcctgctttgatgtcctcacggtagacgggacagttcctcctccaatgtccagtcttatgACAATGGCGGCACTCTATGTccccgcccttgctctttgccttgccttgtgagccactagtctcaccaggcccactcttaccgtttcctggcttcttaaactttggcttacctacagctaggtcgccatgagtctTACCCTTACCTCTACCCTTGTtgaaaatcgtgagaacatcctgcttcatgctccaactcaatttcatatccttctcggtctgtacgagaagggagtgtagctcatgaggactctttttcaagtcattcatgtaatagttcgccctgaaagggcaaaaccatcatgaagagaatgaagcattcggtcaatgacaatgctctcactgattttgcaatcaagtgcctccagcttttcgacattctcaatcatgtgaagaatgtgtgggctaacaggttggcccttctggagtttcgcatcaaagaagcgacaagtatgctcataggtaacaattctcggtgcttttgagaactcgttagtaagcgtggtgaaaatcttgtttgcaccttgagcaatgaagcgtctctgcaaattggtttccattgcaaagatgagtacgttctttatcgcacccgcttccataacgaagtcactataagcaattgactcgttgactcctgcattgggacctgggttgaccggtattggctcagttaagtacttgagcttaccgtcagcaatggcagcattccgtagtgccgcctccgaGTCCGCAAAGtttgacccatcattcttcagtcgcgtggactgattcatgtggtccatgaaagctttcaacCAGGattcgcgtccaagtgtggcactaggcattgggattgcgttaattccagccattttgttgtaatagtattatcaaaataaatgcgttctacactgcgagaagaagaataaaaataataagcatgtgcatcgtttttaattttaagtctaatgaactatgtcataacgcgaagacacaaaacatttatacaattgacctccctcaagaattatataaatgatcccaagactcaattctctgtaaattgataagctaaccttttagctaattctaccattagaattcttggtcgataaatttctgtaaatactatctttagtccatcataatcacgagaaactcttcggactatgatgttgaggtaaactaagtcaacacaactacttacccaacgtagaaagggtcatattatgcctaccgacgaagaagggattcatagttgtttgcccttataaagactagtttcaatttccgttttagaggaagatcccatcaactttattttaattcattttaagtgaactaatatctagcatgcgagaatgaataaactaagatgatggcctaataaacatgtgacatttgtatgtctatgaaaactaacatacaacctagatgtgtcaattttcatgcattttagaagtaggtggtttggttttaggtgaaaaatgatgcataaactatcatgtgaatgaaaagcaatatgaatgaaaaacgtaaaagcaataataaagtcctagtgtggcctatcctatcaaaatgaacataaaatacaagtttggaatccatccttggacccgagatgcttgtctcgatgttccatcttgatccatgtagcgggagtgagctccaatctccatctttagtcttctttgaaaaatacaataaataaatttacataaacctatttattacattctaatttcaaaacccaaaactaaaggaaaaaaaaagaggagattcgagatctcataattacataaaaaatcatgtttccttcattacgaaaacataatttgactaaggccacactaagtattacaatttataaccgattgcaaaaaatacgtaaataaaccattcaatcgattcattcaactaaaaaaaatgcatcaactaaaaaaaattaaacatacatgacacaattccttaattatgttgattaattttatccaaaccacctatataaattaacaaattaagcgACAATTCCTCAATTGATCACATTAAAttcaaacttaattcatattaaacttgtaatatgaatttaatccatcaatattttaaactgctttaaaataattaggtatctttaaattgtgaaccgtttcacaataactaattggccaaaaacaaaaaaaaatttataaaagttCTCGGCATaatcaaggaaaaacaaaacaagcatgtttcttattttatacacggttttatctgtaaaaaccgaaacaattttttttttttttaaatctgtcccctgtgaacagtagcacgtgaacagtaacaacaagaaaaaaaacttttctcggatgcttttcaaatcggcataaacaaaaacaaccgcaaaaaaactttaatcggtttttcagaaccgaggggaaaaaaaaaacagattttttttttttttaaaatactattcatccgtgaacagtacagaaacagcagaaaaaaaatttcacggctataaaaaaattaaaacagccccaaaatattttatcaattcggcaaaaccgatttccatttacatctcgatttaataaatcgaaacatctacaaattatcatattattatcttaaccgattaaaaacaacaatatgagaatcaaatggaaataaagcaacaaaaaaaaCGCAACAATCTGCAAAAAAAAATTCCTCTCGGCACAAAATTTTTCCAGCCGAaccattaatatttttttttgaaaccctAATGTTGTTTACAAacgatttta from Silene latifolia isolate original U9 population unplaced genomic scaffold, ASM4854445v1 scaffold_150, whole genome shotgun sequence harbors:
- the LOC141637826 gene encoding uncharacterized protein LOC141637826, producing MPDSESVDQSSYRNPYDEPLFLSPSDNPNMSLVNSHFNGKDFINWTRGVILALGSKNKDGFINGDNVMLAVGSDKHKAWMRCDYMIRCWILSSMTPEIKSGFLSAKSAKQLWDDIQERYGQSNAPLLFQLKKELRNLGQDSQSVVEYYNNLKRRWDEIDKAEGIPECTCGKCTCNILKKIVDAASREKVLLFLMGLNDTFDTLKTNILSMDPLPTVNKVYSFVQQVESQKSISILNQPAQDASALAVDRFGPNKGNWNVWRRNGKKPKYEER